The genomic region GAAATTGAGACAAAATAAGCTTGTGAGTGTGCTTAATTCGAAACATATTTGAGACATATCTAACCGGCCAATCTAGTTTTTAGGCAACTTATAACACTCATCCACATATTTTAATACCTATTGttctttttcattgttttgCTACAGCTGAAAGACCTTAGCAGAATCATTGCGACTTTCCTCCTTGAATTAGTTAATGACCCAATAATTATCAGGAAAATAAttgaagtatataaaactaCCAACACCAACGTCTACAATGCACCCTCAATTTACTGTGATTATATCCACTTCTTATGATAAACATGTTACTTCATCAGTTTCATTGTCTTCACCTACCCCTGCAAGGAACTAACGTCTCACCTACATTGCCGGCAGCAACACTTGACAAGCATGCAATTGCAACACCAACTGTTCCTTTGACTTTCGTCTTATCTACTCAAGCAGTAATAGGCTAATAGCTCCCTCAGTTATAAAGCCTACATCTCCACTTCCATCAATACCTAGTTACCTACATCTCCACAACAAAGGATAATGCGAGCAACACCATTGGAATGCCAAAGGACAAGTTTTTTGCAAAAAGTTGTGTTATGTATCTGGTTCAGTGCCTTCCCAACCAAGGTGCAGTTAAAGATGTCAACTATTATAAGAACCTTATTAGAACACATAGAAAACATGCTTCTGAGAACCATGTGCTCTAATAAGGTTCTTATAATCGTTAACATTTTAACGACAGCTGATTGGAAAGACAGTACTAAACTAAACGCAGAATGCATCTTTTTGCAAAAACATGTCCTTTGGCATTCCGATGGTGCTATTCGGATTATCCTTGTTATGGAGATGTTGGTAACTAGGTATTGATGGAGGTggagttgcaactgagtgagttgtTGCTATTTGAGTAGATACTGGCCAAGTCAAAGGAGCAATTGCAGTTGCAGGCTTATGAAGTGCAGGTGTCGGCAATGAAAGTATGACGTTGATTGCCTTTGAGGGTTAGGTGAAGAAAATGGAACTAATGGTGAAGTAGTTGATTGATCATAAGAAGTGGGTCTACTCGGTTCTTGAGGGTGCACTGTTGACATTGATGGTGGTAGTTCTATGTACTCCAATTATTTTCCTAATAATTGTTGGGAAATTAACTATTTCATGGAGAAAATACGCTTTGCTTCTCATAAGGTTGTTCACCTTTAGCAAAGCAAaggaaaaagtattaaaatacaTGGATAAGTGTTAGTTGTTTCGAAACTAGATTGGTCATATGTCTCAAATAGGTTTCTAATTAAGCACTCACAAGCTTTTTTTGGTCTTAATTTCCATCCGTAAAAGCTGTGTGAGATTTAACTTTTTGCCTAATGTTTCACCTTCTTTCAAACTCTGACATAATATTCCTTTTAAGCCTAACAACTAGGGATGGGAAATGGACGGCTGCTGGGTTTGGTTAGTTTGGGCCTTAAACCTCAGATCTGGTTAATCCCACCAACAATGAATACAAAATTTGAATGTCTCATCTTTATGCAtgtttaaggactaaattgcttaaatatatataaagagaaaaaaaaataaacctcaGATCTAATTAATCCCACcaacaatgaaaacaaaatttcaatgcctcatctttctaaaatcattttatgcaTATAGTTAAGCTTTCAATTGTTGATTGCCatctcaaaaatataaaaatttacaagtGAAAAGCTGCTTAATTGACAATTTGAACAATGATGGATTCTTCTGGAGAtatatctaataataataacaagattTAAGCAAGTTTGCAcaaataaataatcatatatatatcgagagagagagaacgcCAAAGGAAAAAGTTGTAATAGtagataaaggaaaaaaaattgatctcaTAAGAAACAATTAGATTATCAGATACTAACGATTGAGGAAGAAAAGTTAAACCTTTAATATCCATCTTTAGAACCTCTTCGATCATCAAGCCTAAGTTGGTGTTCGTCTTGATCTCATTGAGTGAGAAATTTGGTTTACAGATTCAAAAAAAGGTGAGTCGTGTTAAGAGATTTAACATGATGAGACGAGAGAAGAGGTGAAAGGGACAAGAGAGATGAGAACGGCGCTAGGGTTTCAGAGCGAGAAAGAAAATTTGAGGATTAGGTTTTAGGGTTAGATGTTAATACTTATTTAAAGTACGTGACATGATATGGACCTGGGCCTAACTTTATTCTTTGTTTGTTACAAGGCCCTGTTTTCGATAAATACAAAGATCCAAAGTAAAACTTCCCTAATGAAATCCATTCAAATCTATTTACCTGCCTAAACCCAccaaacaacaatttttttaattgatttgtttGGGTCCAAGTTGGATGTTAGTTCCTTGCGGGTCCTTATCACCAATTATACATTAGGAATTTTTGCATTAAAATCATTCTATTGATTACATGAGTCATTattatattaaactaaaatgaCAAGTGCACTAAAGAAAATAGTAGAGTGCCAAACACAAATTAATATACGGTTAGATGTACTAAGGATTGTTGTATATGACCTATAGGTTTAAAAAGTAGAACACCTCTAATGGATTAGGTTTTAATGCCTAATCTCCACTAGAACCTCACATAAATACATGGTTGGCCCAAGGTAAAGCATTGAAGCTTAAACTTTAAATCCATCACAAAAAAAACTTGTTCTCAGATTCCAATTCAATGATGTCATCCACATATacatcatttatatatacaatttaataaattagatctattaatctttatttaataaagatcattacatatatattaatctatttgGATTATTGATGTTTTATTTGATCACAATAATTTCACAATCAAgaataatttagattaaaattataaaattcttatttctcattatcataatctttaTTATGATAACAAGACTCTAATTTTAATGAAACACTTGTTAAATTAAcaacttaataaaataataaatatgataataaaataaataacattttttacacatgcacataaaaataaaaatcaaacctTAGATTTGATTGCTCCACcacaatgaaaacaaaaaaattgttgtccCAACTTCCTAAAATCACTTTATGCATGTTTAAGGACTAAATTtctgaaatatatataaagagaaaaaaaaatcacacataAATAGTTCTATTGATTACATAAGTCATTattatattaaactaaaatgaCAAATACTGTACTAAAGGAAATAGTAGAGTACCAAACACAAATTGATATATAGTTAGATATAATAAGGATTGTGGTATATGGCCTATAGGTTTAAAAAGTAGAACATCTCTAATGGTTTAGGTTTTAATGCTTAATCTCCACTAGAACCTCAGGTAGATACATTACTGACCCAAGGTAAAGCATTGAAGCTTAAACTTTAAATCCACCaacaaaaaatacttgtttttaATTAAGTCCTTTCAAtgatatcatctacatatacatcatctatatatacaatttaataaatgagatctattaatttttatcgaATAAAgatcattacatatatattgatctatatgaattattgatgttttattcataataattttacgatcaagaataatttaaattaaaattataaaattcttatttctcattatcataatctttattatgataacaagtctctaattttaatcaagTACTTATCAAatcaacaatttaataaaataataaatatgataataaaataaataatattttttttactaacattgataatataataaattggaTCTTGTACATACTTATTTATTTGGAACATAAACAACAACTCAATTCAGCATGTTGAAGTGGTTGACCAGATTAGGAGTGCATCTCAGAAGTGGGGATTTTTCCAAGGGAACAATCATGGCATTCCTGTGGAGGTTTTGGATGAGATGATCAGTGGAATCCGAAGGTTTCATGAGCTAATTGCTGAAGCAAGGAAGCCCTTTTTACTCAAGAGATAGCGGTAAGAAAGTCAGGTATTTTTCTAATGGGAAGCTGTTCAGAGACATGACTGGTACTTGGAGGGACACAATTGCATTTGATGTGAATCCAGATCCCCCAAAGCCACAAGATATACCAGCAGTGTGTAGGTAATGTTTCTTATAAAAGTTCTGGGGATAAAACCTGCACCTGATCATGCTTGATGGTAGTTTTGCTATCGTCATTTATAATTGGAAAACATTTAGATGCAATTCTTTTAGTGAATATGGGACTGTTTTCCATTCCAATCAGAAATGGAATAAGAAATTCTCATAATAAAGGTTTGCATTAAAGGTGTCATAGGTTACCGAGATGAAACTATTAAAGACTGACACCACAAGAGACGTAAGGAAATGTCTCTTAAGGTTTACCCTTTACTATATATCTATCTAGGGGCAGAACTCTAGTTTCTCGGCTGTTATGTGATAGAGTACAACAAGGTCTTTGAAATAATCCACTTATTTCACAGTACTAAATTAGAGTCTTCAGATTCTTAGACCCCAACAACAAGAGCATGAAAGGTGAAAATATTAGTTTTGGTCATTGAAaagtttcacttttttttttatcacttcctGGATTCTTAAAACCCAACACTAAGTCCCTGAAATATCAGTATAATATGTTAGTCTATGGATTTTGTTGAGTCCGTTTTCGTTAGTGGAAATGGTAATGTGACAGGTTAAGTTGCTGAGGTGGCCATTAGGTTATTCTTCTTTGAAGGATATATGCTAACTTGGAAAGAGTCCCCCCCACCTATTACCATCTTGAAGCGTGTTTTCTATCCTAGGTATTTATTTGAAGAACTTGGTGTTGAGTCTTAAGAATCCAGGGATAAAGGTGAAGTAAGTGAATTTTTCAGAGACACAAATTCTATTCCACTCTGTGATATATGCAAATTGGGTTTCCATTATATTCAACATTGAGCAAATAAGGAAGCTCAATGTTGTAAATAATCCACGAGATTTTCCTACCCAAAAAGCTAATCTCCTTGGTCACAAGCAAAACTAGTTGACAACATTCGAAGTGCGTGCAAAAAGTAGGGATTTTTTCAGGTGATCAATCATGGTATTGGTGCTGAGGTCTTGGATGAGATGATATGCGGAATCCATAGGTTTCATGAACTAGATGCTGAGGTAAGGAAAACCTTTTACCTGAGACAGCAATAAGAAAGTCAAATATACTTCTCCAATGTTTTAACCCTTTCAGAGGCAAGGCTGCTAACTGGAGgtctacaatttcattttttctatgtTCTGATCTTTCCAATCCAGAAGCAATACCACTTGTATGCAGGTAATGTTACTACTTACTAGTACTAATTTTTCCTCTAACAGCATGCAGTTTAAAGATCTATGATTTACTTTGGAATGTAGCATCAAGGAATAATATTGTTTATAAACAATTGAAGTTTGTTACTTTTTACCTAAAAGACTATAATAAAGATTcactttaaaaagaaaattatgataCACGAAAACAGTCGAGAGATAAGTATGCATGTGAAAatattctgtttttgttttttaatattgatatttACAAAAGATAATACAAGTGAAAAATATGATGACAGTTTTAGAAGTATtaattaacaacaaaaaataaaagaaaatctgcacaaaaataaaattcgcCCTTAATAACAATAAGTATGGAAAAGTTCTTATATCTATTACATGACATATGTGTCTCATCTAAAGTAAACAAGagtataaaataagaaattagaaGCATCTATACTgttgatttaaaattagttaagattatgaaatattttaattcaaatcaaGAGTCAAAGTACTCTTACTTTTTCTCATTATACACTTATTCACTTTAGAGCAGCCTAAATCCTACAGGAATTCACTCATGCATTTCACTTGTAGACCTTATCAAATTTGGACCTTTTCATGTGACACAATAATCATGTGTTTGTACAGACATTGTGATGAATACTCAAAGAAAGTAAGGGCATTGGGCTATACAATCTTTGAGATATTCTCAGAAGCACTTGGCATTAATCCTTCTTACCTTAGAGGCTTAGACTGTGCTCATGGACAATTTCTTGTGTCACTGCTACCCCTCCTTCCCTGAACCTGAATTAACTCTTGGCACTTCAGAGCACATTGATAGCGACTTCATGACAATTCTTCTACAAGACCAGATGGGTGGTCTTCAAGTTCTTCATGAGAATCAAAGTGTTGATGTTCATCCAGTGCATAGATCTCTTGTAAACATTGGGGATTTTCTACAGTTAAGTAAATACAAAAGTTATAATAatcattatctttattttcttgtgACATTCATGgttgttattgttttctttgtaacaacaaaaattaacaaaagaatTGCACAAtgagaaattttaaagtaaatagAGTTGTCAATCCATAACCTGCTGTAATATTCAACAGTGAAGGCAAGAAAAGACACCatgtaatgaaataataaagagaCCAAGCCTCTTCATACatagataaataataattcaatttatCTGTGTATACaccttttttgttaatttacacTATATACACTTTGTTTAGATGAGTTGAATCTGActttatgttattaatttgaCTTTACGTTATGCACCCTTTCTATCAACTTCAATATACTAAAGGTGATATAATATTATGAGAacctataaaataaataattataaattattgtttctatcgACTCTCATGAATTATAtggttataaaaataatttaaatatcctTTTAATACTGTAATATATCTCTTTCTCAGTTTtctattcaaaaaatattttttattatatcacatttataaaaaatttctttaataatgACAATTAATCTTGactcattaaataataatatgacaAGTTAACAAAATGTCACctaatttgttaaataattatgtgataaattaataaaatattatattatcatttaataaatttaaattaataataaatatcaaaagtaaaaaaattgaaaatatataaaaaaatatatattagagattgtaaattatccaaaaagtattttttattttattatttcacattttgaaattttgtttttatcaatATTGGTGTTAATCTTAAtcgattaaataataaaatatcacataatttattaaataatgacGTGTTAATTGTAGGTAACAaaggtaaaattttaaaaatatataataaaaactatatattttgtaggaAAGAATTATATTAGAGGTTAAGTCTGTGAAATTATTCTAAATAACTCAGCGTGGTTGAAAATTAAATCTTACCCAGGCATAAGTACGTAGCGCAACAAAAGCGCGCACACACCGACATTATCTTCCACGAGAAAGTTGGGTTGTAGCGTACCACACCGAACCAAAAATGGATGTCGCCGTCTCCGGAAACTCTCTCGCCGGAACTTCCACACCCTATAACCGTTTGCAAGAACTAAAGGCCTTCGACGAATCCAAAGCTGGAGTTAAAGGCCTGGTCGACTCCGGCATCACCAAACTCCCAAAAATTTTCGTCCGGCCGCCAGAGGACCTCGCCGCCGCCGACCCAGTATCCGGCAACCCTGCCGGTGCCCAGTTCACGATCCCCATAATTGACCTCGACGGCCTTACCGGCGAGCGCTCCGGCGTGGTGGCTGGAGTCCGGCGGGCGGCGGAGACGGTGGGGTTCTTCCAGGTGGTGAATCACGGAATTCCGGTGAAGGTGCTGGAGGAGACGATGGCGGCGGTGCATGAGTTCCACGAGCTGCCACAAGAGTTGAAGGCTGAGTACTATAGCAGGGAGCAGATGAAGAAGGTGAAGTATGGGAGCAACTTTGATTTGTATCAGTCAAAGTATGCTAATTGGAGGGACACTCTTTTCTGTGTGATGGGTCCTGACCCTCTTGATCCTCAAGAACTGCCTCCAATCTGTATGTAACTTTGGACTTGCAagattcaaaattttgtatCTATGTGGATGAACTCAAGTTCCATCTGCATGTTATTGAGATTATTTACTCCAACAAAACAAACTTGGATGCAATTCAATTGGAGTTTTAACTCGACCATTCACTTGATAAAACTTTGCATTAAATATCATTATGTTATGAGGTGAAAATCTAATTCTGATGATAGGTAAACAAAAATACACTTAAGGAAGTGCATCTAAGTCTGATCTCattagtttaatttctatatacggttagttgtaaaaaaatttacactattAACCAATCAAAATTTATGGTTGATATGACTTTTGAGGTTAGGGACTTGGATATGGAGTGCTTAAGTCTCACATGGAGTAGTTTAAGATGCTCGTTGAGTATTTAAGTGCTTGAATCTCTCCTAAACAGTTAGTTTTTAAGGGTGTGTTCCCAAGTGTTTGGGCTCTTATTGGTATCAGAATTGGTTGTGAGTGAATATCAATTGgaattgaaaaacttttttattttagcctTTTAATTTAAGCACTAGTacataggataggatagaaaaAAAGAATCCTTGAATATGGATTTAtgtaataattgaaaaatgaaaaggcaATATTTTTGTACCTAAAAAGACATTTTTATTGGGTGATTTGATCTTGGTTTGTAGGGATGTAGCAATGGAATACTCTAGGCAAGTTAAGTTGTTGGGGAGAGTTTTATTTGGGTTACTATCAGAAGCACTTGGACTCGACCCTGACCATCTTGAAGGCATGGATTGTGCAAAGGGCCACTCAATTTTGTTTCACTATTATCCATCATGTCCTGAGCCTGAACTCACTATGGGCACTACCAGGCACTCTGATCCTGATTTCCTCACAATTCTGCTTCAAGATCACATTGGAGGGCTCCAAGTTTTGAGCCATAATGGATGGGTTGATGTTCCCCCTGTTCCAGGAGCTCTAGTAGTAAACATTGGAGATCTGCTACAGGTAActtcattctattttttctcttttactaGTCAAGGAATGAAACATAAAATGAGTCTGGTGTAAGAACTACTGATCTTTCTACATGCTAAGTTGTATGACCTAATTCACAAGGTTTACTTTGGAGGAGGCACAAGAAAGATATATGGCAATGAAAATGTACTTTGGTTTCTTTCCAGTTATTAGATAACATTGTACACgaggttttaaattgcagttgTAGTTGCGGTTTCATCATTATCCTTAATATTGCGGGCAATTACAGACGAATGCAACCACCATTGTGGTTGCGTTGCAGTTGCGTTTACCCCCAAAAACCTTGATATTGTGGCTAAAATTGTGGTCATGGACTGTCTTTTAAAACCTTGATTGTACAGTTTGATGCTTTGAACATTCTAAATCTCATTGTTTGCCATATAGTATAGATGTGAAAATTCATTGAATTACATCAGATGAGTGATTTAGAAGTTCTTTTACAATCACAACAACATTAGTTCATTTTTTGAGTCCAAGTTCTGTTGTTCATCTTCAGCATACAGCATTAGCCATATCCTTAGCATACAGCATTAAAGCATATCCATGCCTTATCCTTCAGATCCTCAACatggtaaaagaaaaattgagcATTACTCACTTCATCATTTCACTTTTTTCCTATGAATATAAGGATTAGGCATCGACTGCAATGATCGGATAATAAGGCTCCATGGGGTAGATGTTGATGAACAAAACATCTGTCTATAATTTGTAGGACTAAAGATTACCCTTCCTTTCCTTTTTGGCTTATCACACACAACTCTGCCTTTGTATGCTTGCAAACTTGTGAATTCAGTTATTGAAATGATTGGCTGAAAGTGGATTTTATGTTGCAAAATTGCAGCTAATATCCAATGACAAATTCAAAAGTGTGGAGCACCGTGTGCTTGCAAACCGCATAGGGCCTAGAGTATCAGTGGCATGTTTTTTCACCATTCATTTCTACCCATCAACAAGAATATATGGGCCCATCAAGGAACTATTGTCAGAAGAAAACCCCCGGTTTACAGGGAAACATCACTGAAAGATTTCATTGCTTACTATTATAATAAGGGACTTGATGGGAATTCAGCTCTTGACCATTTTATGATATCGCGTTAAATGTGGAAGTGTAAGTCTGATTATTCATTGGCTTTCACAATCAGTTATTAAGTTGTCTTAAATTGCAATGATCATGCCTCTTATGAGCAACATCAACCGGTTACAGACATAATTTTGAATGTAAATTTATGCTACACTTTGACATACAAAGTATCTTTTAAATGAGAAATCGAATCCAGCTCAAACTTTCAGCTCCAACCTTCAGATCTGCTTGCtggttttcttaatttttgtgaTAGTAGCATGCTTTATCAGGTAGCATCTTTCATCCAACAATTCAAGACTCTGTGGATCTAGAAGGGAGTTGCTGACAGAGAAAAACACTCGAGTTTACTATAGGATGCCACAGTTGGAACACTATGCAGACCACTACAATGCCAAAGGCTGAATGGTATTTCAGCACTAGAAAGTTAATgctgtaaaacaaaaaataggcattaaaatgaaaatgaaatatgtTATATTGATTTGATCTCCCTccattgtttcatttttacaaTTGAATGGTTCCAACTTATAAGTAATTaaatcaataactttttattcgatGAATTTACTTCGAAGACCAACTTGCGCAAACAAAGATTTCGGTGACTCGAGAGAAATgcaaatcatatattttaagttttaagatTATATAAAAAGCTTATATACTCTCCAATAGTCAAATGATATAACTCACTCTCCTGGCCTCCTCCCAATTGATATGAAGCATACTTTGAacctcaaatttaaataaataaacctaAACAAATTCTAGCATcatttcatataaataaaaataggaagaaaaaacacaaatataAATACCATAAGTAGACTAGTGAAATTGAGTCATTTGAACAGAATgggtataaaaaatttatataaatcaagaaaataaacGATTGAATATTTGTTGCCATGAATGAACCAGTTATTCAATAGTAATTGAAAACAATCGCACCTAGTTTTACTCTTTCAATAAGCCTCTAGCAATCATTTCTCGGAGAATTTTCTCTGCCTtatcattttcatctttttcagaTAGGGCACAAATAATTGTTCTAAAAGTTATAGCATtgggcatgcaacctttgcctTCCATTTTTGACTTCAAATCCATCGCTTCACCAAACAGGCCTGCTTTACAAAGCCCATTGATCATAACATTATATGGCCAAACATTCAGATGACAGCCTTTAACCAAAAGATGCTGGAAAAACTCCTTTGCAATCTCAAGTCTTCCACCCTTGCACAGCCCATCAAGAAGTATTGTGTATGAGTATACATCTGGCTGAATTCCATGCTCTTTCATTTCCTTTAATAATGCAATTGCCCTCTCCAGATGATGATTTTTGCACAGACCATCAATAAGAGAATTATAAGTCACAATATCAGGAATCATATTTTTGTGCTTCATTTCTTCAAAGAGACTCATAGCTTCATCCaccatttttttcttacataacCCATTAATCATGATAGTATAACACTGAACATTAGGAGTCACTCCCCTTTGAGCCATAGAATAGAATACATATTTTGCGTGTTTTACTTCATTAACCAAGAAGTATCCATCTATTAGAGAATTATAAGTAACAACATCAGGCTCAACACATGCTTTCATCATCACAGCTAACACAATTTTAGCTTCTTTCACCCTTCCTTTCTTGCCTAATGCATCAATCAATATGTTAAAGGTACAAACATCCGGGTTgatgtttttcaatttcatttcattcaacAAGGAAAATGCTTCTTTCACCTTACCTTCCTTGCCTAATGCATCAATCAATACGCTAAAGGTATAAACATCCGGGTTgatgtttttcaatttcatttcattcaacAAGGAAAATGCTTCTTTCATCTTACCTTCCTTGCCTAATGCATCAATCAATATGTTAAAGGTACAAAGATTGGGGTTgatgtttttcaatttcatttcatttaacaaaGAAAATGCTTCTTTCAAATGACCCATGATGCAAAAGCCATGGATCAGAGTAGTGTAGGTGACAACATCCGGGGAAATTCCCTTAACAATCATTTCAGAGTACACATCACAGGCATCTCCCAGGAGTTTATTTTTGCATAAGctattaattattgtattgTACATCACCACATCAGGTTTAACCGAGTGTCCTTCCAGCTTCCTCAGTAATCTTGCGACAGCCTTTGTCTCTCCTGCTTTGCACAAACCATTGATCAACGTCCCATAACTGACTTGGTCCAACTGGAACCCTTGAGCCACCACCTGATCGTGAAagtaaagtgtttttttaatctcCCCACGAAAACAGAGGCCTTTGATGAGTGTGTTGAGGGTAATTGCATCCGGATGAAAACCCCTCTTGAGGATGTTGGCGAATACAGAAAAAGCAAGAGTGATGTGAGCCTGATGGCAGAAACAATTGATGAGGATACTCAGAGTACAAAGGTCAGGTGTAATCCCATTTGGCTCGAATTGTTTAAAAAGGGAGATGACAGTGGGATAACGCTTGTTCTTGACAAGGGAACTCAGAATGTTGTTAAAAAGGAAGGTGGGTGGGGGAGGGCGCATAAGAAGCATGAGATTGAATGAGGCAACAGCATCATGGTGATAGTGAGGTTGAGAATGGGATTGATAATGGAGGGTTGCAGTTGGAATTGCAATTGGGGGATAAGGCGGAAAAAGAGAGAGCCTGAATGTTCTTAAGAATGAGAAAGATGGCATTGCTAATGGAAAAGGAAAGAGAGTATAGATGAAGGATGAATCTCAGGATCGGCGGCGTTGTTCCTGACCTACTACTTTCCACACTAATATGTTATTCTCAGCATATTAATTTCCGGGTTTTTCTAATatgtttttatgctttcaaattttgatattaactgaatttaaataataaaatgtagtTTTACCTGAATATTAATGCCATAattgcatgtatatatatatatatatggacaaaatttaaataatgagGTGACACCATGAATCAAcatacttaaattaaattaatagtaggtgacaaagttaaaattttaaaaatatataataaaaattatatatcttgTAGACTGTAAACACAGAAAGAATTATATTAGAGGTTAAGCCCGTGAAATTATTCTAAATAACTCAGCGTGGTTGAAAATTAAATCTTACCCAGGCATATGTACGTAGCGCAACAAAAGCGCACACACAGCGACATTAACTTCCACGAGAAAGTTGGGTTGTAGCGTAGCACACCGAACCAAAAATGGATGTCGCCGTCGCCGGAAACTCCACACCCTATAACCGTTTGCAAGAACTAAAGGCCTTCGACGAATCCAAAGCTGGAGTTAAAGGCCTGGTCGACTCCGGCATCACCAAACTCCCAAAAATTTTCGTCCGGCCGCCGGAGGACCTCGCCGCCGCCGACCCAGTATCCGACAACCCTGCCGGTGCCCAGTTCACGATCCCCGTAATTGACCTCGACGGCCTTACCGGCGAGCGCTCCGGCGTGGTGGCTGGAGTCCGGCGGGCGGCGGAGACAATGGGGTTCTTCCAGGTGGTGAATCACGGAATTCCGCTGAAGGTGCTGGAGGAGACGATGGCGGCGGTCCATGAGTTCCACGAGCTGCCACAAGAGTTGAAGGCTGAGTATTATAGCAGGGAGCAGATGAAGAAGGTGAAGTATGGGAGCAACTTTGATTTGTATCAGTCAAAGTATGCTAATTGGAGGGACACTCTTTTCTGTGTGA from Glycine soja cultivar W05 chromosome 16, ASM419377v2, whole genome shotgun sequence harbors:
- the LOC114390173 gene encoding pentatricopeptide repeat-containing protein At1g62910-like, whose translation is MPSFSFLRTFRLSLFPPYPPIAIPTATLHYQSHSQPHYHHDAVASFNLMLLMRPPPPTFLFNNILSSLVKNKRYPTVISLFKQFEPNGITPDLCTLSILINCFCHQAHITLAFSVFANILKRGFHPDAITLNTLIKGLCFRGEIKKTLYFHDQVVAQGFQLDQVSYGTLINGLCKAGETKAVARLLRKLEGHSVKPDVVMYNTIINSLCKNKLLGDACDVYSEMIVKGISPDVVTYTTLIHGFCIMGHLKEAFSLLNEMKLKNINPNLCTFNILIDALGKEGKMKEAFSLLNEMKLKNINPDVYTFSVLIDALGKEGKVKEAFSLLNEMKLKNINPDVCTFNILIDALGKKGRVKEAKIVLAVMMKACVEPDVVTYNSLIDGYFLVNEVKHAKYVFYSMAQRGVTPNVQCYTIMINGLCKKKMVDEAMSLFEEMKHKNMIPDIVTYNSLIDGLCKNHHLERAIALLKEMKEHGIQPDVYSYTILLDGLCKGGRLEIAKEFFQHLLVKGCHLNVWPYNVMINGLCKAGLFGEAMDLKSKMEGKGCMPNAITFRTIICALSEKDENDKAEKILREMIARGLLKE
- the LOC114391249 gene encoding 1-aminocyclopropane-1-carboxylate oxidase homolog 1-like isoform X2, with the protein product MDVAVAGNSTPYNRLQELKAFDESKAGVKGLVDSGITKLPKIFVRPPEDLAAADPVSDNPAGAQFTIPVIDLDGLTGERSGVVAGVRRAAETMGFFQVVNHGIPLKVLEETMAAVHEFHELPQELKAEYYSREQMKKVKYGSNFDLYQSKYANWRDTLFCVMGPDPLDPQELPPICRDVAMEYSRQVQLLGRVLFGLLSEALGLDPDHLEGMDCAKGHSILFHYYPSCPEPELTMGTTRHSDPDFLTILLQDHIGGLQVLGPYGWVDVPPVPGALVVNIGDLLQAQRVIVACFIR